From Desulfobacteraceae bacterium:
TACTGCTGGGATTGCTTCTTTCCGGCTTCGAAGCCTTGCTGGTAGGCGTTTTTCGTGGCTTCCTGGTGTTTACCGAGGAGAAATCCGCCGGCCGAGCCGGCGGCCGCACCGATGGCCGCCCCCCACAGGGTATGGCCCGAAATGGCGCCGACCACGGCCCCCGCGGCGGTGCCCATGGCACCGCCACTCAGGGTGCGCTGTTCGGTATCCGACATGCCGGCACACCCCCAGAGGGCCAGGCTGAGGACCAGTATTGCGACGATAGACGATCGTTTCATGAGGCGCTCCTTTCACAATCTCGGATTATATCCGGACTTAGGGTTTGCAGGGGAACTTCTCCATCAAAAAGCGGAATTCGGTTTCGACCGCCGGCTCGTTCCAGTACTGCGGGTGATCCTTGGCCCACGCGATAAACATACCGATGACCTCGTTGCGGGTTGGCTTCTTATCCGGCAAGCATACCAGCTCCAGCCCCTGTGTCCCGGCCGAAATCGACTGGTAATAGTGGTAGGCGCCCACCAGGTAGCCGTGGCAGAAATTGACGGCTTGCGCAAACAGGGGCTCTTCGGGAGATGTCGTGCACAGATCGATTAAATCTGCGGTGGTTTTCACTTCGAAATCCGTTTCATCGGTCGCCCCGCAAATGCCCGGGACGAGAACAAAGACCGCCAGCAGAGAAAAAATGACGAAATTTTTCATGATATGCCTCTCCTTTTCCAGGGTGTGGTATTGAAAAAATTTTTTCTTCCGCTTCCGGGTTTTTCCTGCCCGAGCCAAAATCTCAGAAAAGAAGCAAACACAAGTACCAGGTGCACCGTCCGCG
This genomic window contains:
- a CDS encoding YMGG-like glycine zipper-containing protein: MKRSSIVAILVLSLALWGCAGMSDTEQRTLSGGAMGTAAGAVVGAISGHTLWGAAIGAAAGSAGGFLLGKHQEATKNAYQQGFEAGKKQSQQ